The proteins below come from a single Loxodonta africana isolate mLoxAfr1 chromosome 20, mLoxAfr1.hap2, whole genome shotgun sequence genomic window:
- the LOC100666358 gene encoding olfactory receptor 5K3-like, whose product MTKDNHSLTTEFVLIGFTNQADLKMLLFVVFFAIYLITMVGNLGLVALIFKKHRLHTPMYIFLGNLALMDSCCSCAITPKMLENFFSEDRMISLYECMAQFYFLCLAETADCFLLAAMAYDRYVAICHPLQYHTMMSKKLCIQMTIGAYIAGSLHPMIHVVLLLRLTFCVSHQINHFFCDVLPLYRLSCVDPYINELMVLIFSGSIQIFTITIVLISYLCILFTIFKMKSKEGRGKALSTCASHFLSVSIFYGSLLFMYIRPSSVKEGDKDIPVAIFYTLVIPLLNPFIYSLRNKDVINIMKAIMKKRKTHNILKWISPVTN is encoded by the coding sequence ATGACCAAAGACAATCACTCCTTGACAACTGAATTTGTCCTCATAGGATTTACCAATCAGGCAGATCTGAAGATGCTTCTGTTTGTGGTGTTCTTTGCTATCTACCTGATCACCATGGTGGGGAATCTTGGTTTGGTGGCATTGATTTTCAAGAAGCACCGtctccacacacccatgtacatcTTTCTGGGCAACCTGGCTCTGATGGATTCCTGCTGTTCCTGTGCCATCACCCCCAAGATGTTAGAGAACTTCTTTTCTGAGGACAGAATGATTTCCCTCTATGAATGCATGgcacaattttattttctctgcctTGCTGAAACTGCGGACTGCTTTCTCCTGGCAGCAATGGCTTATGATCGTTATGTGGCAATATGTCATCCACTGCAGTACCACACCATGATGTCAAAGAAACTCTGCATTCAGATGACCATAGGGGCCTATATAGCTGGCAGCCTGCATCCCATGATTCACGTAGTGCTTCTATTAAGGTTAACCTTTTGTGTGTCTCAtcaaatcaatcactttttttgtgatgttcttCCATTATACAGACTCTCCTGTGTTGACCCTTATATCAACGAACTGATGGTCCTTATTTTTTCAGGGTCAATTCAAATCTTTACTATTACCATAGTCCTAATCTCTTATCTTTGCATCCTTTTCactattttcaaaatgaaatccAAAGAGGGAAGAGGCAAAGCTTTATCTACTTGTGCATCtcactttctctctgtctcaaTATTCTATGGTTCTCTTCTCTTCATGTACATTCGGCCAAGTTCAGTTAAAGAAGGTGACAAAGATATACCAGTTGCTATTTTTTATACTCTAGTAATTCCTTTATTAAACCCTTTTATCTACAGCCTAAGAAATAAGGATGTAATAAATATTATGAAAGCAATTATGAAGAAGAGAAAAACTCATAATATTCTGAAATGGATATCTCCTGTTACAAACTGA